Genomic segment of Streptomyces sp. NBC_01210:
TGCGCCGCGATGTTCCTCGACGCCCTCGACGTCTCGATGGTCGGCGTCGCCCTGCCCTCGATCGCGACAGATCTCCATCTGACCACCTCTGCCCTGCAATGGGTCGTCAGCGGCTACATCCTTGGATACGGCGGTCTGCTGCTGCTCGGCGGCCGCGCGGCCGACCTCCTGGGCCGGCGTCGGGTCTTCCTGATCGCGCTCGCCGTCTTCGCGCTCGCCTCGCTGCTCGGCGGACTGGTCGACTCCGGTCCGCTGCTGATCGCCAGCCGCTTCATCAAGGGTCTGAGCGCCGCGTTCACCGCCCCCGCCGGGCTCTCCATCATCACCACAACCTTCAGGGAAGGCCCTCAGCGCAACCGCGCGCTGGCCATCTACACCACCTGCGCCGCCACCGGCTTCTCGATGGGCCTGGTCCTCTCCGGACTGCTCACCGAGGTGAGCTGGCGGCTGACCATGCTGCTGCCCGCGCCCATCGCCCTGATCGCGCTGCTGGCCGGCATCAAGCTGATCCCGCAGAGCAGCCGTGAGGACTCCGGGAAGGGTTACGACCTCCCGGGCGCCGTCACCGGCACGGCCTCGATGCTGCTGCTCGTCTTCACCGTCGTCCAGGCCCCCGAGGTGGGCTGGGCCTCGGCGCGCACCCTGCTGTCCTTCCTCGCCGTCGCCGTGCTGCTCACCGTGTTCGTCACCATCGAACGGCGCAGCTCGCACCCGCTGATCCGGTTGGGTGTGCTGCGCTCGGGGAGCCAGATCCGCGCCAACCTCGGCGCGGCCTTCTTCTTCGGCTCGTACGTCGGTTTCCAGTTCCTCGTCACTCAGTACATGCAGTCCCTGCTCGGCTGGTCGGCGCTGCAGACGGCGCTGGCCTTCCTTCCGGCGGGCGCTCTGGTGGCGCTCTCCTCGACAAAGATCGGCTCGGTCGTGGACCGGTTCGGCACACCGCGCGTGATAGCCGCCGGCTTCACGCTGCTGGTGATCGCGTACGCGCTCTTCGTCCAGATCGACCTCACGCCGAGCTACGCCGCCGTGATCCTGCCGTCGATGCTGCTGCTCGGCGCGGCCTGCGCGCTGGTCTTCCCCTCACTCAACATCCAGGCCACCAACGGGGTGGAGGACCATGAGCAGGGCATGGTCTCCGGCCTGCTGAACACCTCGATCCAGGTCGGCGGCGCCATCTTCCTGGCCGTCGTCACCGCGGTGATCACGGCGGGCGGTGACAAGGGCCGCTCTCCGCAGGAGGTGCTCGACAGCTTCCGGCCCGGCCTGGTGGTGGTGACCGCGATCGCGGCAGCCGGACTACTGATCACGCTGACCGGGCTGCGGACCCGCCGTGCCGTGCCGAGTGTCCTGGTCGCGAAGTCCTCCGGACAGCCGGTTCAGGAAGAGCCCGAGCGGGTGGCGGTCGGCGACTGACCCACACTCAGCTCTCCCGAGGGGGCGGCGGCCGACGGACTCCTTGCCCGTCGGCCACCGCCCTGTGACACTTCGGACATGGGGCGACGTACACAGGCGGAGCGGGACGCCTTGACCATCGAGACCGGATACGCGCTCCTCAGCGCGGTCCTGGTCGCGGCGGTCGTCTTCGGAGTGATCGCGGGACCGAAGCTGATGTTCGCCATGCCGTACACCGCCGAGCGCGGGCTGCTCATCGCGGGCGGCGCGGCGGCCGCGGTCGCCTTCGTGGTGCGCGTCGTGACGGTGCTGTGGCGTTTTCCGCGTACGCCGCCTCAGCC
This window contains:
- a CDS encoding MFS transporter, which encodes MTSPLNVPVAQERWSPRLWGTLLVLCAAMFLDALDVSMVGVALPSIATDLHLTTSALQWVVSGYILGYGGLLLLGGRAADLLGRRRVFLIALAVFALASLLGGLVDSGPLLIASRFIKGLSAAFTAPAGLSIITTTFREGPQRNRALAIYTTCAATGFSMGLVLSGLLTEVSWRLTMLLPAPIALIALLAGIKLIPQSSREDSGKGYDLPGAVTGTASMLLLVFTVVQAPEVGWASARTLLSFLAVAVLLTVFVTIERRSSHPLIRLGVLRSGSQIRANLGAAFFFGSYVGFQFLVTQYMQSLLGWSALQTALAFLPAGALVALSSTKIGSVVDRFGTPRVIAAGFTLLVIAYALFVQIDLTPSYAAVILPSMLLLGAACALVFPSLNIQATNGVEDHEQGMVSGLLNTSIQVGGAIFLAVVTAVITAGGDKGRSPQEVLDSFRPGLVVVTAIAAAGLLITLTGLRTRRAVPSVLVAKSSGQPVQEEPERVAVGD
- a CDS encoding DUF6332 family protein — its product is MGRRTQAERDALTIETGYALLSAVLVAAVVFGVIAGPKLMFAMPYTAERGLLIAGGAAAAVAFVVRVVTVLWRFPRTPPQPSQPGRTSPDS